In Deinococcus psychrotolerans, the genomic window GGTGGGGCCACTCAAACTAAGCTACCTGCTGGAAAACTTCTTCGAGAATGAGGGCCAATTCACGCATGAAATCGGCTTTTACTATCTGGCCGAGTCACCGCCTGACTTGCCTGAGCAGCCGTTTGACAATCAATTTGACTTGACCAGTGCTTTTGAGTGGGTCAGCTTGGAGCGCTTAGAAGAAGCTCAACTGATGCCGCCATTTTTGCGCTCCGCTCTCCTCAACTTGCCGAGCGAGGGCGTGCGGCATCTGGTGTCTCGGCGTTAGCTACCCTTACGCTCAGGCCTTACTCAAATTGGCAAACTTGACGATCAGCTTTTTGGTGCCCGCCGAAGCGAAATGCACCGTGACTTCCTGCTTGTCGCCCACACCTGCCACCGCCAAGACTTGCCCTTCCCCGAATTTGGGGTGCTTGACTTTCTCGCCGCCCCGGTACGCCATTTCCGAAGTCAGCGGGCTGGTGTTTTTCACGGCGCTGGGCGCGGTTTGCGGGCCAACGGGCCTGAAGTCGCGCCAAGTCTTTTGCTTGTAGTCGATTACCCGCCCGTAAGGATCGATGCTGTCAAAGCCGTCGCCCAGTTCCTCCAAAAACCTACTGTCCTCGGCGCTCTTGGTCTGGCCGTACTGCATCCGGTTTTGCGCGGCGCTCAGAAAGAGCCTGTCCATCGCCCGCGTGATCCCGACATAAAACAGCCGCCGCTCCTCCTCGATGCCGCCCTGCTCATTGAGGCTGTTGCGGCTGGGCAGCAGCCCTTCTTCCACGCCCACGATAAACACGCTGGGAAACTCTAGGCCCTTGGCGTTGTGCATGGTCATCAGTGTGACGGCGTCTTCAGGCTGATCTTTGTTTTCAATTTTGGTTCGCATATCGTCCACGCTGGAGAGCAGCGCGGCGTCATCCAAAAACTCGGCAATGCCGCCCTCGTTCTCGCGGCTCCATTCCTCGGCGGCGTTGACCAGTTCTTCCAGGTTCTCCAGGCGCACCTGGCCTTCTTGCCCTTCCTGGCGCAGCAGATCGAGGTAGCCGCTACTTTCGATCAGGAATTTGAGGAAACTGGCGGGCGAGTAATTGTCGGCGGCCTCAGAAAAGGCTTCCATCAACTTGGCAAATTCGACGGGCTTGCTGGCTCCACGCTCCAGAATGCTCTCGGCGTTGGCGCAGGCGGTCAGCAGTGAAGTGCCGTTGATCTGCGCCCAAGTCAGCATCTTTTCTAGGGCCGTGTCGCCGATGCCGCGCTTGGGCCGCCCGATGATGCGGCGCAGGGCCACGTCGTCGACTGGGTTGATGCTCAGGCGGGCGTAGGCCAGGATGTCTCTGATCTCGCGCCGGTCATAAAAGCCGACTCCACCGACGATCTTGGCCGGAATGGAAACGCGCCGCATTGATTCTTCGATCACGCGGGACTGTGCGTTGGTGCGGTACAGCACTGCCATTTTGCTGAACGGCTGGCCCTCGGCGTGCAACCGAGTCACCCACTCGGCCACGAAATCACCTTCGCCCCGGTGGTCGTTGGCGCGGTGAAACATCACCGGCATTCCGTCTTCTTTGACGGCCAGGAGGGTTTTCTCTAAGCGTTCGGTGTTGTTTTCAATCAGTTTATTGGCGAGGCCAAGCACGCGGGCGCTGGAACGGTAGTTGTGCTGAAGCATGTAGACTTTGGCACCCGTATAATCTTTTTGAAAGTCGAGAATATTTTGAATATCTGCGCCGCGAAACTTGTAAATCGATTGATCGGGGTCGCCCACCACAAGCAAATTCTTGTCTCTTGAAGCCAGCAGCCGCGTCAATTCATATTGCGCTTTGTTGGTGTCTTGGTACTCGTCCACATGAATAAATCGGGCCCGGTCTTGCACCTTTGCCAGCACGCCCGGCACTTCCTGAAACAGCCGCACCGTTTCGGTAATAAGGTCGCCAAAATCAATCGCGTTCTGGGCTTTTTTGCGGGTTTCGTAGCGCCTGAACGCCTCAGCGGCAGCGTCGCGTGGCAGGCCGCTGATATACGGCTCCGGCCACTTGTCCAAGTCGTTCGGCGAGCGCAGATTGCTCTTGGCTTTGTCGATAATGCTTCTCAAGACGCGGGGATGGGTATCGGGGCCGATGCCGGGAATACTGCCCATGATTTCTTTGAGAATATCGAGTTGATCGTCGTCGTCGTAAATGACAAAGCCGCGCTTCAGGCCGATGTATTCGCCGTAGGCCCGCAAAATCCTTACGCCTGCCGAGTGAAAGGTGCTCATCCACAAGCGCTCTGAGCCGGGGATCAGATGCGAGGCGCGTTCGCGCATTTCGGCGGCGGCTTTGTTGGTAAAAGTCACGGCCAGAATCTGGCCCGCGTCGACCTGATGCGCCTGAATCAGATGGGCAATCCTGTAAATCAGGGTGCGGGTTTTGCCGCTGCCCGCGCCTGCGATGACCAGCGCCGGGCCTTCGTAGTGGGCGGCAGCCTCGGCCTGATTGGGGTTGAGTTCGGAGAGAAGGTCACGCACAGTCATCGGCAGAGTCTAGCGCGAAGGCGGCGGGATTACGCTGTGGGCAGAAGGCCTCAGTCGGTGAAGCGCAGCAGATACCCGTCGGGGTCGAGCACCAGAAATTCGCGCTGCTCATGCTCGGTGCCGCCTTCCAGATAAATTGAAGTCTTCATCGGCACATAAATAGGATAGGAGTCCGCTTCCAGCCGCTTGTACAGCGCGTCCACATCCAGCACGCTGATTTGAAAATTGATCCCGCGCCCCAGCGGATAGTCCAGCGCTCCGGTTTGCCAAGAGCCGCCCTCACGGATTTGCGAGAGCATCCACTGAATGCGGCCCAAGCTGAGGTAAACAAAGCCGGGGCGGGTGTAGTTGACAGTAAAACCGAACAAGCGGGTGTACACGTCTTGACTGTGCGCCAGATCGCGGACATCTAACTCCGGCACCAGCGCGGCCCACTCGGTGATGGGAACATGGGAAAGGTTGGCTTCGGTCATTCGCCCAGTGTAGCTATCCGAACTGGAGACTCGCGGTGCAGGCAGTTGGCGCAGACCCAGTCGTCCGGCCTGGCGACGCCGAATAAGCGGCGATATTTGCACCTTCGCAGCCGAACCTCAATTTCGTCTATCACCAGCCTGATCAAATACAAACCAACCACAAGCACAGATCCACCACCCCGCTTGGTGCGTGGAGTGAAGAGTAAACGCGCAAAGGAGAAAGGCTCGGCTGGAGGAGGCAGCGGGAATTCAAACTGCGGCAAACCCCGCTGAGGCACCTCGCCGCACAGGGCCGACCATCTCAGCATCGGGTAGCGGCAGCGCGAGCATTCGTGCCAGATGTCAACTTCGGCGGGCCGCACGGGGCGGCGTCCAGTTGGTGGGGGCGGCGCGGCAGACATCAAGCCAGTTTAGTGTCCGCACGCTGACCCATTTTCATCTTGTACTCTGTGCCAATGCTTTCATCCCCCCACCACGCCATTCGCACCGCGCTGCAAAGCGTTGTGGTGGCAATGTTGGTGCTGGGTCTCAAATCTCTCGCTTACTGGCTGACCGGCAGCGTGGCGCTGTATTCCGACGCCTTGGAGAGCATCATCAACGTGGCGGCGGCGGGCGGGGCTTACTTCGCGCTGCGGGTCAGTGCCCGCCCTGCCGACGCGGGCCACCCTTACGGCCACAGCAAAGCCGAGTATTTTTCGGCGGTGTCCGAGGGCGTGCTGATTGTGCTGGCCGCGCTGAGCATTCTCTGGACGGCCTACCCGCTGCTCTTCAACCCGCACGAAGTGAAAGCGCCGCTGCTGGGCCTGCTCATCAGCTCGGGGGCCAGCGTCATCAACTTTGTCTGGGCGGGCGTGCTGCTGCGCACCGGCAAAGCGCGGCGTTCTCCGGCGCTGGTGGCCGACGGGCGGCACGTGATGTCAGACGTGGTGACAAGCGTGGGCGTGCTGGGCGGCTTGCTGCTGGCCAAGCTGACCGGTTGGTTTATCCTCGATCCGCTCCTCGCCGCACTGGTGGCCCTCAATATCTTATGGAGCGGCTACGGCCTCGTCCGCGACAGTGTGGGCGGCTTGATGGACGCCGCCGTAGATCCCGACACCGAAAAACGCATCCGGCAGGCCATCAGCTTGGAGGGCGAGGGAGCCTTGGAAGCCCACGACCTGCGTACCCGCCACGCTGGAGCGCTCACCTTCGTGGAGTTTCATTTGGTGGTGCCCGGCGAGATGACGGTGGAAGCCGCCCACGCCATCTGTGACCGCTTGGAAGACGCCCTACAATTGGCGGTGGAGGGCGTGAGCGTCACCATTCACGTGGAGCCGCAGGAAAAAGCCAAGCACCAAGGGGTGTTGGTGCTGTAATCGGCAGCCCTCTCTACAAATGAAACCGAACGCTCGAACTGGCTTTGTCTAACAAACCAATTTACTTTTTGAAGTTATGATGGCTTCCATGACCCGCACCGCTCCCGCCACCGTTTCCTCTGCCACGCCGCCCAAAGACCAAGCGGGCGCAGCGCCAGAGGCTTCAATTCGCCTGACCTTACTGCTGCTTTCCGCGCTGACCATCATGGCGGGGGCCACCATCGCGCCCGCACTGCCGGCGATGCAAGCCCACTTTACTTCACAGCCTAACGTTCAATTGCTCGTCAAACTGGCGCTGACGATCGTGGGCCTGGCGATTGCGCTGAGCGCTCCACTCAGCGGCGTGCTGGCAGACCGCTACGGGCGGCGGCCCGTGCTGATCGGCTCGCTGCTCTTGTACGCCCTCGGCGGAGCCAGCGGCCTACTCGTCAGCTCGCTGGGAATGCTCTTGGTGGGGCGCGTCGTGCTGGGCCTCGCCGTCGCGGGCACCATGACCGCCAGCGGAGCGCTGATCAACGACTTCTTCAGCGGCCCAGCACGCGGTCAGTTTCTGAGTCAGCAAGCGGCCTTCAGCAGTTTCGGCGGCGCGGTGCTGCTGCCGCTCGGCGGGGTGCTGGCGGGCGTTGGCTGGCGTGCTCCGTTCGGCATTTACTTGGTGGCGCTCTGCTTGCTCCCGTTGGTCTTCAAGTTGCCTAGGGGCGTGCCCAAGCCCCATCACAGCCTTGACCTCGGTGAAAGGCCGCGCTGGGCCGCCATCGGCCTGGTCTACGCTCTGGCGCTGGCTTATATGGTGGTGTTTTATTTGATGCCCGCGCAGGGGCCATTTTTGATGAAGTCCTTGGGAGCCGCGCCCGCCAGCACCGGGCTGCTGCTCGGCACTTTTACGCTGGTGGCGGCGGTGACTTCGCTGCTGTACTCGCGCTTTTCGGGCCGCTTCGATCCGCGCCGGGTTGCGGCACTCGGCTTTTTGCTGCTGGCGGCGGGCTGGAGTGTGGTGACGCAGGCCCACAGTATTGCCGCTCTGCTGCCCGCGCTGGTGCTGGGCGGCCTCGGCGGCGGCTTGGTGCTGCCCAACCTCTACACCTGGCTGGCCGACATCACCCCGGCGGCGTGGCGTGGGCGCATCGTGGCGGGCATGAGCAGCGCGGTATTTTTGGGCCAGTTTCTCAGTCCGCTGCTGCTGGCCGCGCCCAACGCCCATCCCGCGCAGGGCTTCGTGTGGGGTTCTCTGGCGATTGCCTTCGTCGGCGCAGCGCTGCTGGCTCTGAGCTTTACGGGCAACAAGTTGAAAGCGCCAAATCAAGCGGCCTGACCAAGAGTTGCTCTCCTAATCGGCAAATTCAGCGCGTTTTCTTGAAAATAGACGGAAGGTCAGCTATGATTGTTACCCAACAAGCGCTGAACCAAAGGCTGTGAGGAGTTTTCAAAACGGCGTTCCGCCACTTCGTTATTCTTTTGAGCCAAACTTGAGGAGACAGGATGGGCAACGTCCGGCACGGTAAACCGAACAGGTGGCAAGTGATGCTGGCAGCGGGCGCGTTGCTGAGCAGTGGACAGGCTCAATTTTTCACCCCTTCCTTTCAAAATTACCAGAGCTTCGCGCAGCGCTCGGTGGGGTATGTGGCGGCCACCGTCAGACCCGATTTCACCGCCAAGGTGGTTCAGCAGGCCCTTAAGCCCCCCGCCACACCCATCAAGTACAAATACGAGCTTTCCAAAACCGATTTCGCCTTCAAGGGCGCTCCGACTCAGCAAAAGAACTGCGCGGCGATGGTGCAAAAGGCGAGCGATCAAAAGCAGATGGCCGACGCCTGTTTGCAACTTTTCAACGCGGCCCAGAGCATTCCGGAGTTTCGGAAAAACAATTTGGCCAGCGGACTGACCTTGCTGATCGGGATCAGTCTTCAGGTGCAGACCGGCGCGGAGCTGGGCGAGACTGAAACGGAAGCGTTGCAGCGCGGCCTCAATGACCTGCTGGTGGATTCCGGCGTGATGAAAGGCAAACAAAGCGATCTTCAGGCGATGTACGAAACGTCGGTGATGACCGGCGCACTGATCGCCGCCATTGCCCAAAGTGGCGCGGACGACG contains:
- a CDS encoding cation diffusion facilitator family transporter, which produces MLSSPHHAIRTALQSVVVAMLVLGLKSLAYWLTGSVALYSDALESIINVAAAGGAYFALRVSARPADAGHPYGHSKAEYFSAVSEGVLIVLAALSILWTAYPLLFNPHEVKAPLLGLLISSGASVINFVWAGVLLRTGKARRSPALVADGRHVMSDVVTSVGVLGGLLLAKLTGWFILDPLLAALVALNILWSGYGLVRDSVGGLMDAAVDPDTEKRIRQAISLEGEGALEAHDLRTRHAGALTFVEFHLVVPGEMTVEAAHAICDRLEDALQLAVEGVSVTIHVEPQEKAKHQGVLVL
- a CDS encoding DUF6683 family protein, whose amino-acid sequence is MGNVRHGKPNRWQVMLAAGALLSSGQAQFFTPSFQNYQSFAQRSVGYVAATVRPDFTAKVVQQALKPPATPIKYKYELSKTDFAFKGAPTQQKNCAAMVQKASDQKQMADACLQLFNAAQSIPEFRKNNLASGLTLLIGISLQVQTGAELGETETEALQRGLNDLLVDSGVMKGKQSDLQAMYETSVMTGALIAAIAQSGADDASAELSTTAKALAAIVLKGMKL
- a CDS encoding NUDIX hydrolase; its protein translation is MTDVDIHLGQHRFLSRAAVILIRGGKLLICRENGASWCYLPGGRIKAGEDSLSAAKREIQEEMGQAVGPLKLSYLLENFFENEGQFTHEIGFYYLAESPPDLPEQPFDNQFDLTSAFEWVSLERLEEAQLMPPFLRSALLNLPSEGVRHLVSRR
- a CDS encoding ATP-dependent helicase; its protein translation is MTVRDLLSELNPNQAEAAAHYEGPALVIAGAGSGKTRTLIYRIAHLIQAHQVDAGQILAVTFTNKAAAEMRERASHLIPGSERLWMSTFHSAGVRILRAYGEYIGLKRGFVIYDDDDQLDILKEIMGSIPGIGPDTHPRVLRSIIDKAKSNLRSPNDLDKWPEPYISGLPRDAAAEAFRRYETRKKAQNAIDFGDLITETVRLFQEVPGVLAKVQDRARFIHVDEYQDTNKAQYELTRLLASRDKNLLVVGDPDQSIYKFRGADIQNILDFQKDYTGAKVYMLQHNYRSSARVLGLANKLIENNTERLEKTLLAVKEDGMPVMFHRANDHRGEGDFVAEWVTRLHAEGQPFSKMAVLYRTNAQSRVIEESMRRVSIPAKIVGGVGFYDRREIRDILAYARLSINPVDDVALRRIIGRPKRGIGDTALEKMLTWAQINGTSLLTACANAESILERGASKPVEFAKLMEAFSEAADNYSPASFLKFLIESSGYLDLLRQEGQEGQVRLENLEELVNAAEEWSRENEGGIAEFLDDAALLSSVDDMRTKIENKDQPEDAVTLMTMHNAKGLEFPSVFIVGVEEGLLPSRNSLNEQGGIEEERRLFYVGITRAMDRLFLSAAQNRMQYGQTKSAEDSRFLEELGDGFDSIDPYGRVIDYKQKTWRDFRPVGPQTAPSAVKNTSPLTSEMAYRGGEKVKHPKFGEGQVLAVAGVGDKQEVTVHFASAGTKKLIVKFANLSKA
- a CDS encoding bleomycin resistance protein, which translates into the protein MTEANLSHVPITEWAALVPELDVRDLAHSQDVYTRLFGFTVNYTRPGFVYLSLGRIQWMLSQIREGGSWQTGALDYPLGRGINFQISVLDVDALYKRLEADSYPIYVPMKTSIYLEGGTEHEQREFLVLDPDGYLLRFTD
- a CDS encoding MFS transporter, whose amino-acid sequence is MTRTAPATVSSATPPKDQAGAAPEASIRLTLLLLSALTIMAGATIAPALPAMQAHFTSQPNVQLLVKLALTIVGLAIALSAPLSGVLADRYGRRPVLIGSLLLYALGGASGLLVSSLGMLLVGRVVLGLAVAGTMTASGALINDFFSGPARGQFLSQQAAFSSFGGAVLLPLGGVLAGVGWRAPFGIYLVALCLLPLVFKLPRGVPKPHHSLDLGERPRWAAIGLVYALALAYMVVFYLMPAQGPFLMKSLGAAPASTGLLLGTFTLVAAVTSLLYSRFSGRFDPRRVAALGFLLLAAGWSVVTQAHSIAALLPALVLGGLGGGLVLPNLYTWLADITPAAWRGRIVAGMSSAVFLGQFLSPLLLAAPNAHPAQGFVWGSLAIAFVGAALLALSFTGNKLKAPNQAA